One genomic window of Gemmatimonadales bacterium includes the following:
- a CDS encoding 4Fe-4S dicluster domain-containing protein: MSNPAAGVQHDVAAWDQHGDTLADQARQTAGTQITPGRAYGFFTDTTLCIGCKACEVACKQWNQLPADDIHFSGASYDNTRQLSATTWRHVTFIEQFDRERFAGLEAPEVRPGALPEGEQWAQPGQRWIFLSDVCKHCVDAPCLEACPTGSIVRTEFDTVYVQQDVCNGCGYCVPACPFGVVQVDRERDGKAHKCTLCYDRLKDGMEPACAKACPTDSIQFGPVDELLERARERAEQLRERGIPGYLYGSGGPLEEECDTSAISGLNCFFLLIDRPEVYNLPPAPKRPSSSIGGGLLALTAAALALTASTFLAFRDGNR; the protein is encoded by the coding sequence ATGAGCAACCCGGCCGCGGGAGTCCAGCACGATGTGGCCGCCTGGGATCAACACGGCGACACACTTGCCGATCAGGCCCGGCAGACGGCAGGAACCCAGATCACGCCCGGCCGAGCCTACGGCTTCTTCACCGACACCACGCTCTGCATCGGGTGCAAGGCCTGCGAGGTGGCCTGCAAGCAGTGGAACCAGCTCCCCGCCGATGACATCCACTTCTCCGGAGCCAGTTACGACAACACCCGCCAGCTCTCGGCTACGACTTGGCGTCACGTCACCTTCATCGAACAGTTCGACCGGGAGCGATTCGCGGGGCTGGAGGCGCCCGAGGTCCGGCCTGGAGCGCTGCCCGAAGGTGAGCAGTGGGCCCAGCCTGGGCAGCGATGGATCTTTCTCTCCGACGTCTGCAAGCACTGCGTCGACGCGCCTTGCCTCGAGGCGTGCCCCACGGGCTCCATCGTCCGCACCGAGTTCGACACGGTGTACGTGCAGCAGGATGTCTGCAACGGTTGCGGATACTGCGTGCCCGCCTGCCCGTTCGGGGTGGTCCAGGTCGATCGCGAGCGCGACGGCAAGGCGCATAAGTGCACACTCTGCTATGACCGGCTCAAGGATGGCATGGAGCCGGCCTGCGCCAAGGCCTGTCCCACGGACTCGATCCAGTTCGGCCCGGTCGACGAGCTGCTGGAGCGAGCACGCGAGCGGGCCGAGCAGCTGCGCGAGCGCGGCATCCCGGGCTACCTCTACGGCTCCGGCGGGCCGTTGGAGGAAGAGTGCGACACCAGCGCGATCTCCGGGCTCAACTGCTTCTTCCTGCTGATCGACCGGCCGGAGGTGTACAATCTGCCGCCGGCTCCGAAGCGGCCGTCCTCCAGCATCGGCGGGGGACTCCTCGCGCTCACGGCCGCGGCACTGGCGCTCACGGCATCGACGTTCCTTGCGTTCCGGGATGGCAACCGGTGA
- the nrfD gene encoding NrfD/PsrC family molybdoenzyme membrane anchor subunit, with translation MSRLPIAGPIPMAQREGRASPSAHRRGGTLHLEDQGSQPAPPVKGATWEWYIPIYFWLGGISGGAWLMTAAEDLAGGRDRRVIRAARYVALGSLLGGTALLIADLGRPDRFLNMLRVFRRRSTMSLGAWGLTLYGGLAGAAALLQVAEDGWLGNWPMLSRMSRGAPGRVLHALGLPPALFVGGYTGVLLGATNTPSWARRARLLGPLFLSSAVSSGAAAVSAAVELAGGVRRRTRRRLARAERAALASELALTIVSEREAHRLVSAHHEPGVLRPARGLMLAAGMAAPLALAMTEHRGKTRRRKAGLASAALALAGSLGLRYLTTYEGYRSARTPDDTWRHTARLPPRDHE, from the coding sequence GTGAGCCGGCTCCCGATCGCCGGGCCGATTCCGATGGCCCAACGGGAGGGCCGCGCCTCTCCCTCGGCGCACCGACGCGGGGGCACGCTGCACCTGGAAGACCAGGGCTCTCAGCCGGCACCTCCGGTCAAAGGCGCGACCTGGGAGTGGTACATCCCGATCTATTTCTGGCTGGGCGGGATCTCGGGCGGCGCATGGCTGATGACTGCCGCGGAGGATCTTGCCGGCGGCCGGGACCGTCGCGTCATTCGCGCGGCCCGGTATGTCGCGCTGGGAAGCCTGCTCGGCGGGACGGCGCTGCTCATCGCGGACCTGGGGCGGCCGGACCGATTCCTCAACATGCTCCGGGTGTTCCGGCGCCGGTCGACGATGAGTCTGGGAGCATGGGGCCTCACACTGTACGGAGGCCTGGCCGGCGCGGCCGCCCTGCTCCAGGTGGCGGAGGACGGATGGCTGGGGAACTGGCCAATGCTCTCGAGGATGTCTCGGGGAGCGCCCGGGCGGGTGCTCCACGCCCTCGGACTGCCGCCGGCGCTCTTCGTGGGCGGATACACCGGCGTGCTGCTCGGCGCCACCAATACGCCGAGTTGGGCGCGCCGAGCCAGGCTGCTGGGGCCGCTGTTCCTTTCGTCCGCGGTCTCCAGCGGCGCGGCCGCCGTCTCCGCCGCCGTGGAGCTCGCTGGTGGGGTACGGCGACGTACCCGGCGGCGGCTGGCGCGAGCGGAACGGGCGGCACTGGCGAGTGAGCTGGCGCTCACTATCGTGAGCGAGCGGGAGGCACACCGACTGGTGTCAGCCCACCACGAGCCAGGCGTACTCCGGCCGGCCCGCGGTCTCATGCTCGCCGCGGGCATGGCGGCGCCGCTGGCGCTCGCCATGACCGAGCATCGCGGCAAGACGCGCCGCCGCAAGGCGGGACTCGCCTCCGCCGCCCTGGCGCTGGCCGGGAGTCTGGGGCTCCGGTACCTCACCACCTACGAAGGCTACCGCTCCGCCCGTACTCCGGACGATACCTGGCGCCACACCGCGCGCCTCCCGCCACGAGACCACGAATGA
- a CDS encoding BON domain-containing protein, protein MNRDDYTYGSRGQGGSFRKPGEREEQWQGGGQAYGDYQGGYGQGSYGPPGYGYQGGQHWSPGQTGFQGFQGGGYGQGGYGQGQYGQGGYGSQGREFGRSYEGQSGIGGTYSGQQGSYQRGSHVGRGPKGYKRSDERIREDVNEELTRSPDVDASDVEVRVENSEVTLTGMVEDRHAKRLAEDLAERVSGVIDVHNQLRVRQGIGQKISDLISGESSEEQRGSKSEREAGESRTRAGRSTT, encoded by the coding sequence ATGAATCGCGACGACTACACCTACGGGAGCCGAGGACAAGGCGGCTCGTTCCGAAAACCCGGTGAGCGGGAAGAGCAGTGGCAGGGTGGTGGCCAGGCTTACGGTGACTATCAAGGTGGTTATGGCCAAGGCAGTTACGGGCCGCCTGGCTACGGGTATCAGGGTGGGCAGCACTGGAGCCCGGGTCAGACGGGGTTCCAGGGCTTCCAGGGTGGTGGGTACGGCCAGGGCGGCTATGGCCAAGGGCAGTACGGGCAGGGTGGCTACGGCTCGCAGGGTCGCGAATTCGGCCGGAGTTACGAGGGCCAGAGCGGCATCGGTGGCACCTACTCGGGTCAGCAAGGGAGCTATCAGCGCGGCTCTCACGTTGGCAGGGGGCCCAAGGGATATAAGCGCTCTGATGAGCGGATCCGCGAGGACGTCAACGAAGAGTTGACCCGGAGTCCCGACGTCGACGCGTCCGACGTCGAGGTTCGGGTGGAGAACAGCGAAGTCACGCTCACCGGCATGGTCGAGGATCGGCACGCCAAGCGGCTCGCCGAAGACCTCGCCGAGCGCGTCTCGGGCGTCATCGACGTCCACAACCAGCTTCGGGTTCGGCAGGGGATCGGCCAGAAGATCTCGGACCTGATCAGCGGCGAGAGCTCGGAGGAGCAGCGCGGCTCAAAGAGCGAGCGCGAGGCCGGGGAGTCTCGTACCCGCGCAGGCCGCTCCACCACCTAA
- a CDS encoding response regulator: MPGSRERILVVDDTESLRSDVCRILRGEGYEVVSASGGVEAQWCLERGMRVDLLLADLASPEADDYHLGIALGMLHPHRPVIFTSARNRHENIQRGLLDPRSPFLQKPFPPYLLTRLVRMVLDSWEPPQEM; the protein is encoded by the coding sequence ATGCCCGGGTCTCGTGAGAGAATCCTCGTGGTGGACGACACCGAGTCATTGCGGAGCGATGTCTGCCGGATCCTGCGAGGAGAGGGTTACGAGGTCGTTTCGGCGAGCGGGGGGGTGGAAGCGCAATGGTGCTTGGAGCGGGGCATGCGGGTAGACCTACTGCTGGCCGACCTGGCGAGCCCAGAGGCCGACGACTATCACCTGGGCATCGCGCTGGGCATGCTGCACCCGCACCGGCCGGTGATCTTCACCTCGGCGCGGAACCGGCACGAGAACATCCAGCGCGGGCTGCTGGATCCGCGCTCGCCCTTCCTGCAGAAGCCGTTTCCACCCTACCTGCTCACCCGGCTGGTCCGGATGGTCCTCGACAGCTGGGAGCCGCCGCAGGAGATGTGA